A single region of the Streptomyces vilmorinianum genome encodes:
- a CDS encoding DUF817 family protein, with protein MADGRLLLALLMFVAMAGAWVRFAVGPSCHWMSLGMAFALIGFFLWVAENAAAYVGAWSYPHQLGGWQPVPLTKFGAWALLISVTFVLVARSRGTPDQRGRVALDEVTGSAAGKGGVQWVVQETDRASRVRRPPAPLSTVTGSAVAPRAPWRRLLKWRDEHSMV; from the coding sequence TTGGCGGATGGACGGCTGTTGCTGGCTTTGCTGATGTTCGTGGCGATGGCCGGTGCTTGGGTCCGCTTTGCGGTGGGCCCCTCCTGCCACTGGATGTCGCTGGGAATGGCCTTCGCGCTGATCGGGTTCTTTCTCTGGGTTGCGGAGAACGCGGCCGCCTACGTCGGTGCCTGGAGTTACCCCCACCAACTCGGCGGCTGGCAACCCGTGCCACTCACCAAGTTCGGCGCGTGGGCTCTGTTGATCAGCGTTACCTTCGTCCTGGTTGCGCGTTCCCGGGGCACGCCGGATCAGCGCGGCCGGGTGGCCCTCGACGAGGTGACGGGGAGTGCCGCCGGGAAGGGCGGGGTCCAGTGGGTTGTGCAGGAGACCGATCGCGCGTCACGCGTGCGGCGGCCGCCGGCGCCGCTCTCTACTGTCACTGGTTCGGCCGTGGCGCCTCGGGCGCCTTGGCGGCGCCTGTTGAAGTGGCGGGACGAGCATTCCATGGTCTGA
- a CDS encoding DUF817 family protein, with amino-acid sequence MTFQRIAHGCAQFWRFGLDQVLAVAFAVVLVGGIGASRLLPGDLPVARYDLLLLYGVALTVLARKVGWDGPRDTAVILGCHLVGLLFELVKVRMGSWSYPEDAISKIAGVPLYGGFLYSAVGSYCCRAWKIMDLSHRTRHRRTHRRTRPASDLVPRRPATHAHRPAATLE; translated from the coding sequence ATGACCTTCCAGCGGATCGCCCACGGCTGCGCCCAGTTCTGGCGCTTCGGGCTCGACCAGGTGCTGGCTGTCGCCTTCGCCGTAGTCCTCGTCGGCGGCATCGGCGCCTCGCGGTTGCTACCCGGCGACCTGCCGGTCGCGCGCTATGACCTGCTCCTGCTCTACGGCGTGGCACTGACCGTCCTGGCCCGCAAGGTCGGCTGGGACGGCCCCCGGGACACCGCCGTGATCCTGGGCTGCCACCTCGTGGGCTTGCTCTTCGAGCTCGTCAAAGTGCGCATGGGCTCGTGGAGCTACCCGGAGGACGCCATCTCCAAGATCGCGGGAGTTCCTCTCTACGGCGGATTCCTCTACAGCGCCGTGGGCAGCTACTGCTGCCGGGCGTGGAAGATCATGGATCTGTCCCACCGGACGCGACATCGCCGTACGCATCGACGTACACGGCCGGCAAGCGACCTGGTTCCTCGACGGCCGGCAACTCATGCGCACCGACCAGCTGCAACGCTCGAGTGA
- a CDS encoding UDP-N-acetylmuramoyl-L-alanyl-D-glutamate--2,6-diaminopimelate ligase encodes MKLSELLAGQEHHVLQGDPSRTLITAGTTFDVERVTPGCLFIAVPGHREGGPGSVAPALARGAAAALVDGLEPALSASVWPPGACAVRVPDIRRAAAIVTSRYFGEPGRQMDVVAITGTNGKTSVSYMVESALRISEGTKVGVIGTAGSRIGDELIPMPRSVLTTPESPDLQYLLGCMRDRGTGSVVMEATSMGLLTHRVDRTFIDVGVFTNLTQDHLDDHGTMANYRDAKLRLFQGLCRRAVVNADDPVGAGIVAMMPGAVTTYALDVPADYRATDLAVSASGTRFTLHHGGRTYPASIPVPGRFSVANALATLATCHVLGHELAALVAALDRMPPVPGRFERFATPAGTSVIVDYAHSPDSLDKVLTTIRGYARGRVITVFGCGGDRDTTKRADMGRIAGAHSDLCVLTSDNPRNEDPHSILDQIAPGLTATGTPFERIADRREAISFALSAAGPEDTVLIAGKGSEPHQIVGEELLPFSDMATVRELTLERPAARSRAPQSAA; translated from the coding sequence GTGAAGCTGAGCGAGTTGCTGGCCGGGCAGGAGCACCACGTACTCCAGGGTGACCCGAGCAGAACACTGATCACCGCGGGGACGACCTTCGACGTGGAGCGGGTGACGCCGGGTTGCCTGTTCATCGCCGTGCCCGGACACCGGGAGGGCGGGCCCGGCTCCGTAGCGCCCGCGCTCGCTCGCGGGGCGGCCGCCGCGCTCGTCGACGGCCTGGAACCAGCGCTGTCGGCGTCGGTGTGGCCGCCGGGCGCGTGTGCCGTGCGGGTGCCGGACATCCGGAGGGCGGCCGCGATCGTGACCTCCCGCTACTTCGGTGAACCGGGGCGGCAGATGGACGTGGTGGCGATCACCGGCACCAACGGCAAGACCTCGGTCTCGTACATGGTCGAGTCAGCCCTGCGGATCTCCGAGGGCACGAAGGTGGGAGTCATCGGGACGGCCGGCAGCCGGATCGGCGACGAGTTGATCCCGATGCCGCGATCGGTGCTGACCACCCCGGAGTCGCCGGACCTGCAGTACCTCCTGGGGTGCATGCGCGACCGCGGGACCGGCAGTGTGGTGATGGAGGCCACGTCGATGGGCCTGCTGACGCACCGGGTGGACCGTACGTTCATCGACGTCGGCGTGTTCACCAACCTGACGCAGGACCACCTCGACGACCACGGAACGATGGCGAACTACCGGGACGCCAAGCTCCGCCTCTTCCAGGGGCTGTGCCGGCGCGCTGTGGTCAACGCCGACGACCCGGTGGGCGCCGGGATCGTGGCGATGATGCCGGGTGCGGTGACCACCTACGCCCTCGATGTTCCGGCGGACTACCGGGCGACCGACCTCGCCGTCAGCGCTTCCGGCACGCGGTTCACCCTCCACCACGGCGGGCGTACGTATCCGGCGTCGATCCCCGTCCCGGGCCGGTTCTCGGTGGCCAACGCGCTCGCCACCCTGGCCACCTGCCACGTCCTCGGACACGAGCTGGCCGCCCTCGTCGCCGCCCTCGACCGAATGCCGCCCGTCCCCGGCCGGTTCGAGCGCTTCGCGACCCCGGCCGGTACCTCCGTGATCGTGGACTACGCCCATTCCCCGGACTCCCTGGACAAGGTCCTGACCACCATCCGCGGCTACGCGCGAGGCCGGGTGATCACCGTCTTCGGCTGCGGCGGCGACCGGGACACGACGAAGCGGGCCGACATGGGGCGGATCGCCGGGGCCCACTCCGACCTGTGCGTCCTCACCTCGGACAACCCGCGCAACGAAGACCCGCACTCCATCCTGGACCAGATCGCCCCCGGCCTCACCGCGACCGGCACACCGTTCGAGCGGATCGCCGACCGCCGCGAGGCCATCTCGTTCGCCCTGTCCGCGGCGGGCCCGGAGGACACCGTCCTGATCGCCGGCAAGGGCAGCGAGCCGCACCAGATCGTCGGCGAGGAGCTGCTGCCCTTCAGCGACATGGCCACCGTGCGTGAACTCACCTTGGAACGGCCGGCCGCCCGGTCCCGCGCCCCTCAGTCTGCCGCTTGA
- a CDS encoding glycerophosphodiester phosphodiesterase, translating into MKVTALDPNPYIRPTNTPLTVIAHRGASSLAPENTMFAQETARRSGADFIENDVQLSKDGVPYLLHDSTVDRTTDGTGDITTLTAAQLDTLDAGSWFSPLYTGARIPTLATQLADLRTRGGNLLLEIKRADTKNDVAAMIDVVRAHNMTDRVIMQSFDTRHLRWVHDLAPELPLGLLRSTLDTDPVAIAEDLHLTTYNPNGNALDTTPGIVADLHAAGIAVMAWTADTPAKWNRYDNYGVDGIITNRPAELTGWNWARNGSTP; encoded by the coding sequence GTGAAGGTCACCGCACTCGACCCCAACCCCTACATCCGCCCCACGAACACCCCCCTCACCGTGATCGCACACCGCGGCGCCTCATCCCTCGCCCCGGAAAACACCATGTTCGCCCAGGAAACCGCGCGCCGCTCCGGAGCAGACTTCATCGAGAACGACGTCCAGCTGAGCAAGGACGGCGTGCCCTACCTGCTCCACGACTCCACCGTGGACCGCACGACCGACGGCACCGGAGACATCACCACCCTCACCGCCGCACAACTCGACACCCTCGACGCCGGCTCCTGGTTCTCACCCCTCTACACCGGCGCCCGCATCCCCACACTCGCCACCCAACTCGCCGACCTGCGCACCCGCGGCGGCAACCTCCTCCTGGAAATCAAGCGAGCCGACACCAAAAACGACGTCGCCGCAATGATCGACGTCGTACGCGCCCACAACATGACCGACCGAGTCATCATGCAGAGCTTCGATACGCGACACCTGCGCTGGGTCCACGACCTCGCCCCCGAACTCCCCCTCGGGCTGCTGCGCAGCACCCTCGACACCGACCCCGTCGCCATCGCCGAAGACCTCCACCTCACCACCTACAACCCCAACGGCAACGCCCTCGACACCACACCCGGAATCGTCGCCGACCTCCACGCCGCAGGCATCGCCGTCATGGCCTGGACCGCCGACACACCCGCAAAGTGGAACAGGTACGACAACTACGGCGTCGACGGGATCATCACCAACCGCCCCGCCGAACTCACCGGCTGGAACTGGGCCCGCAACGGGTCCACACCCTGA
- the rox gene encoding rifampin monooxygenase: MIDVIVVGGGPTGLMLAGELRLHGVHVVVLERLTEPTEQSRGQGLHARSVEMMDQRGLLDRFLAVSEKFQVGGLFGGIIKPWPDRLDTAHPYGLATPQPVTERLLNERALELGTEIRRGCEVVGLSQDEDGVTVDLADSTHLRSRYVVGCDGGRSTVRKLLGVAFPGEPAKVETLLGEMEVTEDPATIAAVVEEVRKTQLRFGVAPGEDGVCRVVVPADGVSEDRAATPTLDEFKQQLRAFAGTDFGVHSPRWLSRFGDATRQAERYRVGRVLLAGDAAHIHPPTGGQGLNLGIQDAFNLGWKLAAEVNGWAPEGLLDSYHTERHPVGARVLDNTRAQITLLGTDPGATALRELFSKLMDFEEVNRYVTEMITAVGVHYDLGEGHELLGRRLRDVKLKQGRLYERMHGGRGLLLDQTGRLSVEGWADRVDHVVDVSEELDVPAALLRPDGHVAWVGEDQQDLLSQLAKWFGAPVS, translated from the coding sequence ATGATTGACGTGATCGTGGTCGGCGGCGGACCGACCGGCTTGATGCTGGCCGGCGAGTTGCGGTTGCACGGCGTGCACGTGGTCGTGCTGGAGAGGTTGACCGAGCCGACCGAGCAGTCCCGCGGCCAGGGCCTGCACGCCCGCAGCGTCGAGATGATGGATCAGCGCGGCCTGCTGGACCGGTTCCTCGCGGTCAGTGAGAAGTTCCAGGTCGGCGGGCTCTTCGGCGGCATCATCAAGCCGTGGCCGGACCGGTTGGACACGGCTCACCCGTACGGCCTTGCCACCCCACAGCCGGTCACCGAGCGGCTGCTCAACGAACGTGCCCTCGAACTCGGCACCGAGATCCGGCGCGGCTGCGAAGTGGTCGGGCTGAGCCAGGACGAGGACGGGGTGACCGTCGATCTGGCGGACAGCACGCACCTGCGCTCGCGCTACGTCGTCGGATGCGACGGCGGCCGCAGTACGGTGCGCAAGCTGCTCGGCGTCGCCTTCCCCGGCGAGCCCGCCAAGGTCGAGACGCTGCTGGGGGAAATGGAGGTCACCGAGGATCCGGCCACGATCGCCGCCGTCGTCGAGGAAGTCCGCAAGACCCAACTGCGGTTCGGCGTCGCCCCCGGCGAGGACGGAGTGTGCCGCGTCGTGGTGCCCGCCGACGGGGTGTCCGAGGACCGTGCGGCCACGCCGACCCTCGACGAGTTCAAGCAGCAGCTGCGGGCCTTCGCGGGCACCGACTTCGGCGTGCACTCGCCGCGCTGGCTCTCCCGGTTCGGCGACGCCACCCGGCAGGCCGAGCGCTACCGGGTCGGCCGCGTACTGCTGGCCGGCGACGCCGCGCACATCCACCCCCCGACCGGCGGGCAGGGCCTCAACCTCGGCATCCAGGACGCGTTCAACCTCGGCTGGAAGCTGGCTGCCGAGGTCAACGGCTGGGCGCCGGAGGGGCTGCTGGACAGCTACCACACCGAACGGCACCCGGTGGGCGCCCGCGTGCTCGACAACACCCGCGCGCAGATCACGCTGCTGGGAACCGATCCGGGTGCGACCGCGCTGCGGGAGCTGTTCTCGAAGCTGATGGACTTCGAGGAGGTGAACCGGTACGTGACCGAGATGATCACCGCGGTCGGGGTCCACTACGACCTCGGCGAGGGCCACGAACTGCTCGGCCGACGGCTGCGGGACGTAAAGCTGAAGCAGGGCCGCCTCTACGAGCGGATGCACGGCGGCCGCGGACTACTGCTCGACCAGACCGGCCGGCTCTCGGTGGAGGGCTGGGCGGATCGGGTCGACCACGTCGTCGACGTCAGCGAGGAACTGGACGTGCCCGCGGCGCTGCTGCGGCCGGACGGCCACGTGGCGTGGGTCGGTGAAGACCAGCAGGATCTGCTCAGCCAGCTGGCCAAGTGGTTCGGCGCTCCCGTCAGCTGA
- a CDS encoding transcriptional regulator TrmB, protein MLGVLGLEPDDELVYRTLLGRPHSTAPLLSDLLLVSQADVDKVLARLVGWGLVVRSADERFTAAPPAMALGALISQRRDGLRMAEQALVSFAEEHRAAMAGSSISDLIEVVTGVDAIRHRFLQVQQAARKQVRSFITAPFVALPPDENTAEPVAIGRGVHFRAVLDRAVLAEPGIIDDAIASLRNGVELRVADQLPMKLVLADADLGLVPLAVTPDGEPGAVLLHRSGLLDALDALFETVWRTAHPLELSAPAGEADPTVEVGEQGPTDLDRKILALLLAGLTDLTAATQLGLSPRTLHRRLRHLMDMAGVRTRMQLGGYAVRHGWVEPH, encoded by the coding sequence ATGCTGGGTGTTCTGGGCCTCGAACCCGATGACGAGCTCGTCTACCGGACCCTGCTCGGACGACCCCACTCCACCGCGCCGCTGCTGTCCGATCTGCTCCTCGTATCGCAGGCCGACGTGGACAAGGTCCTGGCCCGCCTCGTCGGGTGGGGCCTGGTGGTCAGATCGGCGGACGAGCGGTTCACCGCCGCGCCGCCGGCCATGGCGCTCGGAGCCCTCATCAGCCAGCGCCGGGACGGGCTGCGCATGGCCGAGCAGGCACTGGTGTCCTTCGCCGAGGAACACCGGGCGGCGATGGCCGGGAGCAGCATCAGCGATCTGATCGAGGTGGTCACGGGCGTCGACGCGATCCGCCATCGCTTCCTCCAGGTACAGCAGGCGGCCCGCAAGCAGGTCCGCAGCTTCATCACCGCCCCGTTCGTCGCCCTGCCACCCGACGAGAACACGGCCGAACCCGTGGCCATCGGCCGCGGCGTGCACTTCCGGGCGGTACTGGACCGGGCCGTGCTGGCAGAGCCCGGCATCATCGACGACGCGATCGCGTCCCTGCGCAACGGCGTGGAACTACGTGTCGCCGACCAGCTGCCGATGAAACTCGTCCTGGCCGACGCCGACCTGGGCCTCGTCCCGCTCGCGGTCACACCGGACGGAGAGCCCGGCGCCGTCCTGCTGCACCGCAGCGGCCTGCTGGACGCCCTGGACGCCCTGTTCGAGACGGTATGGCGCACCGCCCACCCGCTCGAACTGTCGGCCCCCGCCGGAGAAGCCGACCCCACCGTCGAAGTCGGCGAGCAAGGCCCGACCGACCTCGACCGAAAGATCCTCGCACTCCTCCTGGCCGGCCTGACCGACCTGACGGCCGCGACCCAACTCGGCCTGTCACCACGCACGCTGCACCGACGCCTGCGCCACCTCATGGACATGGCCGGGGTCCGGACACGGATGCAGCTCGGCGGTTATGCCGTCCGACACGGCTGGGTGGAGCCTCACTGA
- a CDS encoding tetratricopeptide repeat protein, producing MAGQVGEAGRTKASAPEYQGVLGSLSVNAPLAEVLARGVEELRAAERAGDRQGAARCGLAVAEACRRLGRIEEADRAWKASYRAARSAGHEGAMAWALWSGGTLARQRGAFRLAYRLLRLAADMGERGGDIVVRGYSLAGLAETGRIQGDYAAVGRLHEQLLAEARRRGEARHTVWALEGIAQMHRNTGAYDEALALFEEAAETAVRAEDRRGWAWALRGVADVVSARDGDVERALSLLSQAEEACLEMRLSSALAYNHKMRGNVLYRAGRYAEARELYTRALEEFREMEEPRGTALSRLGLVKARARLGRDAGQSAAELAELRSMLDRIGLRHAREMVEKAAAELGVGPLPDEAGDGPGAREPVLPAAGVEALRAADVEGLR from the coding sequence ATGGCAGGTCAGGTAGGCGAGGCGGGACGGACGAAGGCGTCCGCGCCGGAGTACCAGGGGGTTCTCGGGTCGCTGTCGGTGAACGCTCCACTGGCCGAGGTACTCGCCCGGGGCGTCGAGGAGCTACGGGCGGCGGAGCGAGCCGGTGACCGGCAGGGGGCGGCGCGCTGCGGGCTCGCCGTCGCGGAGGCCTGCCGGAGGCTGGGGCGGATCGAGGAGGCCGACCGGGCGTGGAAGGCGAGCTACCGGGCGGCGCGTTCGGCCGGTCACGAGGGGGCGATGGCGTGGGCGCTGTGGAGCGGTGGCACGCTGGCCCGGCAGCGGGGGGCGTTCCGGCTGGCGTACCGTTTGCTGCGGCTGGCGGCCGACATGGGCGAGCGGGGCGGTGACATCGTCGTGCGGGGCTATTCCCTGGCGGGGCTTGCCGAGACGGGGCGCATACAGGGCGATTACGCGGCTGTGGGCAGGCTGCACGAGCAGCTGCTGGCCGAGGCCCGTCGGCGCGGTGAGGCCCGGCATACGGTGTGGGCGCTGGAGGGCATCGCGCAGATGCACCGCAACACCGGCGCCTACGACGAGGCGCTGGCGCTGTTCGAGGAGGCGGCCGAGACGGCGGTGCGTGCCGAGGACCGGCGCGGGTGGGCATGGGCGCTGCGAGGCGTCGCCGATGTGGTGTCCGCGCGAGACGGGGACGTGGAGCGTGCCCTGTCGCTGTTGTCGCAGGCGGAGGAGGCCTGCCTGGAGATGCGGCTGTCCAGCGCGCTCGCCTACAACCACAAGATGCGTGGCAACGTGCTCTACCGGGCGGGCCGGTACGCGGAGGCCCGTGAGCTGTATACGCGGGCCCTTGAGGAGTTCCGCGAGATGGAGGAGCCGCGGGGAACGGCGCTTTCGAGGCTGGGGCTGGTCAAGGCGCGTGCCCGGTTGGGCCGGGACGCCGGGCAGAGCGCCGCCGAGCTGGCGGAGCTGCGCTCGATGCTGGACCGCATCGGGCTGCGGCACGCCCGGGAGATGGTGGAGAAGGCGGCGGCCGAGCTGGGCGTGGGGCCGCTGCCGGACGAGGCCGGAGACGGGCCGGGCGCACGGGAGCCGGTGCTGCCGGCGGCGGGGGTGGAGGCGCTGCGGGCGGCCGATGTGGAGGGACTGCGGTGA
- a CDS encoding polyprenyl synthetase family protein: MSSPIDSQGVAACAVARCRELVRPALVEAVGRLHPWTGEMAAYALGWSDAAGTPDPGGSEGKGVRQALAVLGAEAVGADGGVAVAGAVATELVHTFSLLHDDIMDGDGLRRQRPAVWKAYGTGPAVLAGDALLAMAVQTLAEAPSPWAAAAVRNLCGTLNALVHGQADDLRFEQRPWSGSGAVEWEQYRSMAELKTGALLGCAIGLGAVLGGAPAGTVSVLERAGRHLGVAFQAVDDLLGIWGDPEVTGKPVHSDLRQYKKTYPVLAALAAGGKAARELTALLESPGQLQGTAAAHAAALVEEAGGRAATRAEARRHLDSARHCLRETPLAPEAAGDLDALFTYVLDRSW; the protein is encoded by the coding sequence GTGTCCTCGCCCATCGACTCACAGGGCGTGGCCGCCTGTGCCGTGGCGCGCTGTCGTGAGCTCGTGCGGCCCGCACTGGTGGAGGCGGTGGGGCGGCTGCATCCCTGGACCGGTGAGATGGCGGCGTACGCGCTGGGCTGGAGTGATGCGGCCGGGACGCCGGATCCGGGCGGCTCTGAGGGCAAGGGAGTGAGGCAGGCGCTCGCCGTGCTGGGGGCCGAGGCCGTGGGAGCGGACGGCGGCGTCGCCGTCGCCGGCGCGGTGGCCACGGAACTGGTGCACACCTTCTCCTTGCTCCACGACGACATCATGGACGGCGACGGCCTGCGGCGGCAGCGTCCGGCGGTGTGGAAGGCCTACGGAACAGGTCCGGCCGTCCTGGCCGGTGACGCCCTCCTCGCCATGGCCGTGCAGACTCTGGCGGAGGCGCCGAGCCCCTGGGCAGCAGCCGCGGTCCGGAACCTGTGCGGGACGCTCAACGCGCTGGTGCACGGGCAGGCGGACGACCTGCGGTTCGAGCAGCGCCCGTGGAGTGGATCCGGTGCGGTGGAGTGGGAGCAGTACCGGTCGATGGCGGAACTGAAGACGGGGGCCTTGCTGGGCTGTGCGATCGGGCTCGGTGCGGTGCTCGGCGGTGCTCCTGCCGGGACCGTGTCGGTGCTGGAGCGGGCCGGGCGTCATCTGGGCGTCGCTTTCCAAGCGGTGGACGACCTGCTCGGCATCTGGGGTGACCCGGAGGTGACTGGCAAGCCCGTCCACAGCGACCTGCGGCAGTACAAGAAGACCTACCCGGTCCTCGCCGCGCTGGCCGCAGGCGGTAAGGCCGCCCGCGAGCTGACGGCGCTGCTGGAGTCCCCCGGGCAACTGCAAGGCACGGCAGCGGCACATGCCGCTGCACTCGTGGAGGAGGCGGGCGGCCGGGCCGCGACCCGTGCCGAGGCACGCCGTCATCTGGACAGCGCCCGCCACTGCCTGCGGGAGACGCCACTCGCGCCTGAAGCCGCCGGGGACTTGGACGCGTTGTTCACGTACGTGCTGGACCGCAGCTGGTGA
- a CDS encoding DUF4097 family beta strand repeat-containing protein, with protein sequence MQKFTTPAPITTVLDIPAGHIRFIAADRADTTVEVLPADASKNRDVKAAEQIEIAYADGVLRIEAPAAKSRILGHPGSVEVTVQLPAGSHVEAKAAAAELRGVGRLGDVAFDGAQATVKLDETATAHLTLQAGDIAIGRLNGPGRISTQKGDLHITEAVHGTLTLATEHGEITVGAARGVCAALDAGTAYGRISNTLKNTDGTAELHIHATTAYGNITARSL encoded by the coding sequence ATGCAGAAGTTCACCACCCCCGCCCCGATCACCACCGTCCTGGACATCCCCGCCGGACACATCCGGTTCATCGCCGCCGACCGGGCCGACACCACCGTCGAGGTCCTGCCCGCCGACGCGTCCAAGAACCGCGACGTGAAGGCCGCCGAGCAGATCGAGATCGCCTACGCCGACGGCGTGCTGCGCATCGAGGCCCCGGCGGCGAAGAGCCGGATCCTGGGCCACCCCGGATCGGTCGAGGTGACCGTCCAGCTGCCCGCCGGCTCCCACGTCGAGGCCAAGGCCGCCGCCGCCGAACTGCGCGGCGTCGGACGCCTCGGCGACGTCGCCTTCGACGGCGCACAGGCCACGGTCAAGCTCGACGAGACCGCAACCGCCCACCTCACCCTCCAGGCCGGTGACATCGCGATCGGCCGCCTGAACGGCCCCGGCCGGATCAGCACCCAAAAGGGCGACCTCCACATCACCGAGGCCGTGCACGGCACCCTCACGCTGGCCACCGAGCACGGCGAGATCACGGTCGGCGCCGCCCGTGGCGTCTGCGCGGCCCTGGACGCCGGCACCGCCTACGGCCGCATCAGCAACACGCTCAAGAACACCGACGGCACCGCCGAACTCCACATCCACGCCACCACCGCCTACGGCAACATCACCGCCCGCAGCCTCTAA
- a CDS encoding SLATT domain-containing protein encodes MQPDSGLGVGLSPREAATLLLDKIRQGNGYARGKKRRFGRSASVTKMATLGLSAASTVILGLQNLNAWAGLALACVALVTLLGAVEPFFNWRSRWVLMEEAQYRFQRLADDLEYLVASTPADELTFDQLDEIFGRYQTIWHDLSRTWLEHRREPAPTTNA; translated from the coding sequence GTGCAGCCGGACAGTGGACTAGGTGTCGGGCTCAGCCCAAGGGAGGCAGCCACCCTCCTGCTGGACAAGATTCGTCAGGGCAACGGCTACGCCCGCGGCAAGAAAAGGCGGTTCGGTCGAAGCGCCTCCGTCACCAAGATGGCGACGCTCGGACTGTCCGCTGCGTCCACCGTCATCCTGGGCCTGCAGAATCTCAATGCGTGGGCCGGTCTGGCCTTGGCCTGTGTGGCGCTGGTGACATTGCTGGGGGCCGTCGAACCGTTCTTCAATTGGCGCTCCCGGTGGGTTCTGATGGAGGAGGCGCAGTACCGGTTCCAGCGGCTTGCCGATGACCTCGAGTATCTCGTGGCATCGACGCCCGCCGACGAGCTCACGTTCGATCAGCTGGACGAGATCTTCGGCCGGTACCAGACGATCTGGCACGACCTGAGCCGCACCTGGCTGGAGCATCGCCGGGAACCCGCGCCGACGACCAATGCCTAG
- a CDS encoding alpha/beta fold hydrolase: protein MTKNSTSATRSKWTGMVPVDDTALAVTDTGGDGIPVVYLNGQFATQGYWRRVIAELGTGWRHITYDERARGASKRSADYSFEAAVRDLDAVLAARGVDRALVVGWSYGAVVAAHWADRNPHRALGAVLVDGAFPYDWLDEAMEQRIRKLFRRMSWFLPLLRPTGLAPRMTAEQQADSNIELGRLSRERELGPVLDGITVPVRYVVASGASFGSKGDEHERIRTSLDAVTARNPNIRIGAKVAGNHGALLKKDFPAIAESVRDIAAPDHHGR from the coding sequence ATGACGAAGAACAGCACGTCCGCGACCAGGTCGAAGTGGACCGGCATGGTGCCGGTCGACGACACCGCCCTGGCCGTCACCGACACCGGCGGCGACGGAATCCCCGTGGTCTACCTCAACGGCCAGTTCGCCACCCAGGGCTACTGGCGCCGCGTCATCGCCGAACTGGGCACGGGATGGCGGCACATCACCTACGACGAGCGGGCCCGCGGCGCATCCAAGCGCTCGGCGGACTACTCCTTCGAGGCCGCCGTCCGCGACCTCGACGCCGTACTCGCCGCCCGAGGCGTGGACCGCGCCCTGGTCGTGGGCTGGTCCTACGGCGCGGTCGTCGCGGCGCACTGGGCCGACCGCAATCCGCACCGCGCCCTGGGCGCCGTCCTGGTCGACGGCGCGTTCCCCTACGACTGGCTCGACGAGGCCATGGAGCAGCGCATCCGCAAACTGTTCCGGCGCATGAGCTGGTTCCTGCCACTGCTGCGCCCGACGGGCCTGGCCCCGCGGATGACCGCCGAACAGCAGGCCGACAGCAACATCGAGCTCGGCCGGCTCTCCCGCGAACGCGAGCTGGGCCCCGTCCTGGACGGCATCACCGTCCCGGTGCGGTACGTGGTCGCCTCGGGCGCGTCCTTCGGAAGCAAGGGAGACGAGCACGAGCGGATCCGCACCAGCCTCGACGCGGTCACCGCCCGCAACCCCAACATCCGGATCGGCGCGAAGGTCGCCGGCAACCACGGCGCCCTCCTCAAGAAGGACTTCCCGGCCATCGCCGAATCCGTACGCGACATCGCCGCACCCGACCACCACGGACGCTGA